In Nitrososphaerales archaeon, the genomic stretch TGCGCTTGGATCTATGTCAGTAGCAACCACTGATATAAAGTTCTCCTTCAAAATCTTGCTTATGTAACCAGAACCTGCAGCTATTTCTAGGGCGCTTTTACCTCTTAAATTTTCTACAAATTCAGCAAGTAGGAAGGTATCATCTGACGGTTTGTAGTATGTGCTGTTCAATAATTGTCGCCAATCCAACTGCTTCAGTAGGAGTTAACTGCTCAACACGCTTATCAATGTTAGTGTCTATCTTGAATTTCCTTGTAATAGCACGTAGCTTCTTACCTCTATAAGAGAAGAGAAGTTTCAGAGATTTAATAAGACCATCGTTAACCCTATTCTTAGGCATCAATCTTAACAACGTTGAATCGACCTCTGGTCTGGGACGGAAAGAGTTTCTACCCACATTCATTATTATGTCTATGTAGAAGCAGTACTGGGCTAGCGCAGAGATAGCTCTGTAGGATCTGCCGTGCTCAGAAAGCATTTTCGTAGTAAATTCTTTCTGTACCATTATCACTGCTCTGTTAAACTTCTTCTTAGCAAGCCATTCAATAGCCTTCCTGCTCTTGGAATAGGGTAAATTTGATACAAACACATCAAAGCTAAAATCAAACGTAAAGCCATCGCCGTGCAGAAGCGTGAGGTTATCATACTTTCCAAGATCTTTTGAAGGTACCATGGTCTTGTCAATCTCACATGATATTACTTTGCCTGCTCTCTTGCACAGTTCCGCAGTAAGCATGCCATTTCCTGTACCTATTTCATACACAATTTCGTTCCTCCTTAAATCCACAGTATCCAGAATGACATTTAGAACATTGGTATCAACAAGCAAGTGCTGCCCTAATCTTCTTCTCTTCTTCATCTTCTAACGAATATGTTCATTCGAGTATCTCCCGATATCTCTTCGAGTATTCTTCTTGCTATAAGCCTAGCAGGATCCTTGAGTCCAATTCTATTCTGCAGATCGCTGAAGCTTTCAAATGGTTTCTTCTCTCTTTCGGTAAGTATGCTCATAAGGTAGGTCCTTCCTATTCCTGGTATAAGTTGCAAGGAATGTATACGGGGGTTTATAGGTTGCGCTGTGTTCACATAATCGACAAAACGTTTCTCGTTATTCTTCA encodes the following:
- a CDS encoding rRNA adenine N-6-methyltransferase family protein, giving the protein MKKRRRLGQHLLVDTNVLNVILDTVDLRRNEIVYEIGTGNGMLTAELCKRAGKVISCEIDKTMVPSKDLGKYDNLTLLHGDGFTFDFSFDVFVSNLPYSKSRKAIEWLAKKKFNRAVIMVQKEFTTKMLSEHGRSYRAISALAQYCFYIDIIMNVGRNSFRPRPEVDSTLLRLMPKNRVNDGLIKSLKLLFSYRGKKLRAITRKFKIDTNIDKRVEQLTPTEAVGLATIIEQHILQTVR